One Drosophila santomea strain STO CAGO 1482 chromosome X, Prin_Dsan_1.1, whole genome shotgun sequence DNA segment encodes these proteins:
- the LOC120456324 gene encoding D-2-hydroxyglutarate dehydrogenase, mitochondrial, whose protein sequence is MRFQQLLHVRRLASAGATTLMRRPITTTTITTTTTTGRSALAATHPAFTTTVRTMAGSGAPIPELTEITDNVHRGNYATLTDKDVAHFEQLLGKNFVLTEDLEGYNICFLKRIRGNSKLVLKPGSTAEVAAILKYCNERRLAVVPQGGNTGLVGGSVPICDEIVLSLARLNKVLSVDEVTGIAVVEAGCILENFDQRAREVGLTVPLDLGAKASCHIGGNVSTNAGGVRVVRYGNLHGSVLGVEAVLANGQVLDLMSNFKKDNTGYHMKHLFIGSEGTLGVVTKLSMLCPHSSRAVNVAFIGLNSFDDVLKTFVSAKRNLGEILSSCELIDERALNTALEQFKFLNSPISGFPFYMLIETSGSNGDHDEEKINQFIGDGMERGEIQDGTVTGDPGKVQEIWKIREMVPLGLIEKSFCFKYDISLPLRDFYNIVDVMRERCGPLATVVCGYGHLGDSNLHLNVSCEEFNDEIYKRVEPFVYEYTSKLKGSISAEHGIGFLKKDYLHYSKDPVAIGYMREMKKLLDPNSILNPYKVLN, encoded by the exons ATGAGATTCCAGCAGCTCCTGCATGTGCGCAGATTGGCCAGCGCCGGTGCCACCACCTTGATGAGGCGGCCtatcaccaccaccaccattaccaccactaccaccaccgGTCGCAGCGCCCTGGCCGCCACCCACCCCGCTTTCACAACCACTGTGCGCACAATGGCGGGCAGCGGGGCTCCAATCCCGGAACTCACCGAG ATCACCGACAACGTGCACCGCGGCAACTACGCCACTCTCACCGACAAGGATGTGGCGCACTTCGAGCAGCTCCTGGGGAAGAACTTCGTGCTCACCGAGGACCTGGAGGGCTACAACATCTGCTTCCTCAAGCGGATTCGAG GCAACAGCAAGCTGGTGCTTAAGCCCGGAAGCACGGCGGAGGTGGCCGCCATTCTCAAGTACTGCAACGAGCGCCGCCTGGCGGTGGTGCCCCAGGGCGGGAACACGGGCCTGGTGGGCGGATCCGTGCCGATCTGCGACGAGATTGTGCTGTCTCTGGCGCGCCTCAACAAGGTGCTGTCAGTGGACGAGGTCACCGGCATTGCCGTCGTGGAGGCGGGCTGCATCCTGGAGAACTTCGATCAGCGGGCCAGGGAGGTGGGCTTGACGGTGCCACTGGATTTGGGCGCTAAGGCCAGCTGCCACATCGGTGGCAATGTGTCCACCAACGCGGGCGGCGTGCGGGTGGTGCGCTACGGCAATCTGCACGGTTCCGTTTTGGGCGTGGAGGCGGTGCTGGCTAACGGTCAGGTGCTGGATCTCATGTCCAACTTCAAGAAGGACAACACGGGCTACCACATGAAGCACTTGTTCATTGGATCCGAGGGCACTCTGGGCGTGGTCACGAAGCTCTCGATGCTCTGCCCCCATTCCTCGCGAGCGGTAAACGTGGCCTTCATCGGCCTGAACTCCTTTGACGATGTGCTGAAGACTTTCGTCAGTGCCAAGCGGAATCTGGGCGAGATCCTCAGCTCCTGCGAGCTGATCGACGAGCGGGCCTTGAACACCGCCCTCGAGCAGTTCAAGTTCCTCAA CTCCCCCATTTCGGGCTTTCCGTTCTACATGCTGATCGAGACCTCAGGCAGCAACGGCGACCACGACGAGGAGAAGATCAACCAGTTCATTGGCGACGGCATGGAGCGCGGCGAGATCCAGGATGGCACCGTCACCGGTGATCCCGGCAAGGTGCAGGAGATCTGGAAGATCCGCGAAATGGTGCCGCTGGGCCTGATCGAGAAGAGCTTCTGCTTCAAGTACGATATCTCGCTGCCCCTGCGCGACTTCTACAACATTGTGGACGTGATGCGGGAGAGGTGTGGTCCCCTGGCCACAGTGGTCTGCGGATACGGCCACCTGGGTGACTCCAATCTGCACCTGAACGTGTCCTGCGAGGAGTTCAACGACGAGATCTACAAGCGGGTCGAACCCTTCGTCTACGAGTACACCTCCAAGCTGAAGGGCAGCATTAGCGCTGAGCACGGCATTGGCTTCCTGAAGAAGGACTACCTGCACTACTCCAAGGACCCGGTGGCCATTGGCTACATGCGCGAGATGAAGAAGCTGCTGGACCCCAATAGCATCCTCAATCCCTACAAGGTGCTCAACTAA